Proteins encoded within one genomic window of bacterium:
- a CDS encoding FAD-dependent oxidoreductase: MMHNNDIEVEPQQRIPVERTVDVLVAGGGPAGIAAGIAAAREGAKTLVVERYGYLGGMITGAHVLWVFGMGDGVRPKAGGIALDIRKRMETFDAIQGPNRCGDYAVDPEVFKWQAAEMLEEAGAELLLHTLVCDPITDGAYVRGFFTESKSGRRAILAKVVIDCTADADVAFRAGCKCDSDTHDVTLGVTVDGIDCAKVAVFKKKSPEHFLKVVAEASRLNGGVMLDRHRYLQGVDVTDAEEVSKAETQMRRDYFRSLYYLRTHMPGWENARIKETLPQFGVRQSRRIRGEYTLTDDDLRSSRHFEDSIARLGSYLLGYKLYDPPRLNYDIPFRCLVPKNVDGLLVAGRCISSDYLADNSLRLIVPCFATGQAAGVAASLAARQSIQPRHIAVAAVRKSLIQQGVYLDGSDPETPVVPEGTEDTPLQIWDDDL, from the coding sequence ATGATGCACAATAACGATATTGAAGTTGAACCACAACAGCGCATTCCAGTTGAGAGGACAGTTGACGTGCTTGTTGCTGGAGGCGGTCCTGCCGGTATTGCTGCCGGTATTGCTGCCGCGCGTGAAGGAGCGAAAACGCTCGTCGTTGAACGATATGGATATCTTGGAGGGATGATTACAGGCGCTCACGTTCTCTGGGTGTTTGGTATGGGGGATGGAGTTCGTCCCAAAGCTGGCGGTATTGCTTTGGATATCAGGAAGCGAATGGAGACGTTTGACGCAATTCAAGGTCCAAATCGCTGTGGCGATTACGCGGTTGACCCAGAGGTTTTTAAGTGGCAGGCTGCAGAAATGCTGGAAGAAGCAGGAGCAGAGTTGCTCCTGCACACGTTGGTGTGTGATCCAATCACTGATGGTGCATACGTTCGCGGTTTCTTCACCGAGAGTAAGAGCGGCCGCAGGGCCATTCTTGCCAAGGTTGTAATAGACTGCACTGCTGACGCAGATGTTGCGTTTCGCGCAGGATGCAAGTGTGACAGTGATACTCACGATGTGACGCTGGGCGTAACAGTTGATGGCATAGACTGCGCAAAAGTTGCGGTGTTTAAGAAGAAGTCCCCTGAACACTTCCTGAAAGTTGTGGCAGAAGCTAGCAGGCTGAACGGAGGTGTCATGCTGGACCGTCATCGGTATCTACAAGGGGTTGATGTGACAGATGCTGAGGAAGTTAGTAAGGCAGAGACACAAATGCGCCGCGATTATTTTCGCTCCTTATACTATCTGCGCACTCATATGCCCGGTTGGGAGAATGCGCGCATCAAAGAGACACTGCCGCAGTTTGGGGTACGGCAGAGCCGTCGTATCCGAGGGGAATACACTCTGACCGATGATGACCTCAGATCAAGCCGACATTTTGAAGACTCAATTGCGCGATTGGGCTCGTATCTTCTCGGCTACAAACTCTACGATCCGCCAAGGTTGAACTATGACATTCCTTTTCGATGTCTTGTTCCGAAGAACGTTGACGGATTGCTTGTTGCTGGACGTTGTATTTCGTCTGACTATCTTGCCGACAACTCCTTGCGTCTTATAGTACCATGCTTTGCCACGGGGCAGGCTGCCGGTGTCGCAGCATCACTGGCGGCACGACAAAGCATCCAACCTAGGCATATTGCTGTTGCCGCAGTGAGAAAATCGCTTATTCAACAAGGCGTCTATCTTGACGGCAGCGATCCTGAAACACCTGTTGTCCCAGAGGGAACAGAAGACACCCCATTGCAGATATGGGATGATGACTTATGA
- a CDS encoding TadE/TadG family type IV pilus assembly protein: MKKCFRRINNRGQSMVEFVIVMPVLILFAMAIMQLALIATANIVTNYAAFSAARSYSVHQDADKAKLAASIALIPISSQSSGGVLDSAISEILEKIPIPDWAQNLATIIKQYSYAQSNTTVSQSGNTTTVKYKFKLNMPMVGRIIGIQDGDRYYLPVTQSCNINVED; this comes from the coding sequence ATGAAGAAATGCTTTAGGCGAATAAATAACAGAGGCCAGTCAATGGTTGAATTTGTCATTGTTATGCCTGTTTTAATTCTCTTTGCCATGGCTATTATGCAGCTTGCTTTGATAGCAACTGCCAATATAGTAACTAATTATGCTGCCTTTTCAGCAGCTCGTTCATATTCTGTGCATCAGGATGCGGACAAAGCAAAACTTGCTGCCAGCATTGCGCTGATACCTATTTCCAGTCAATCTTCGGGAGGGGTTCTAGATTCGGCAATTTCTGAAATTCTTGAAAAAATTCCCATTCCTGATTGGGCACAGAACCTAGCAACAATAATTAAGCAGTATTCTTATGCTCAATCTAATACTACAGTTAGCCAATCGGGTAATACCACTACTGTCAAATACAAGTTTAAACTGAATATGCCCATGGTTGGCAGAATAATTGGGATTCAGGATGGCGATAGATATTATCTTCCAGTTACTCAAAGCTGTAATATAAATGTGGAGGACTAG
- a CDS encoding pilus assembly protein N-terminal domain-containing protein yields the protein MNTKQKTGLVGVWTAAICILFMGSVVYGQKAITVSVGQQQVVDVKKLARVSVGDDKVANVQVVAGGEQIIITGIKVGTTDLIIWDSKEEKVTHAIYVISRDPRQFAEEVRQLLSDVEGIKVKVVGGKVVIDGSVLTASDKERVEKVAAAYPEVINLVKIRTGIHNEILAEEIKKNIGIPNVNVKIIGNRVILRGFVVGEEESKEVEKIAGAFAENVINLLKVKKVMIEVDVQFAEINAVAGKDMGMNLLGGTLAGGAGLASTGGAGPSWNIGYNLTKALNFTHSKGNATIRKSLHQSALSGGEAVFEHGGEIGYKVAGSGSADVKWKKYGMLLKVKPEVDSFGEVTMHINLEVSQVDPTVEDRTGLKVYRSESDVVIKPGQSVILSGVTDVLASDFKKYTPGIGQIPVLGLLFSKKQAEKEKKQIIVLVTPTTPTFIPAQKTGKAMQLLQGE from the coding sequence ATGAACACTAAGCAAAAGACAGGATTGGTCGGAGTATGGACAGCAGCGATCTGCATACTATTTATGGGAAGCGTTGTCTATGGACAGAAAGCGATTACTGTTTCTGTTGGGCAGCAGCAGGTAGTGGATGTGAAGAAGTTGGCGCGTGTTTCAGTTGGAGATGATAAAGTAGCTAATGTTCAGGTGGTTGCTGGTGGTGAGCAGATAATTATTACAGGCATAAAAGTTGGAACTACAGATCTTATTATATGGGACAGCAAAGAGGAAAAAGTTACCCATGCTATCTATGTTATTTCAAGAGACCCAAGGCAGTTTGCTGAAGAAGTTCGTCAGTTATTAAGCGATGTAGAAGGAATAAAAGTCAAGGTAGTCGGGGGTAAAGTGGTTATTGATGGATCCGTTTTGACTGCTTCTGATAAAGAAAGAGTAGAAAAAGTTGCTGCAGCATACCCAGAGGTAATAAATCTGGTGAAGATACGCACTGGGATTCATAATGAAATTCTGGCAGAGGAAATTAAAAAGAATATCGGGATCCCAAATGTGAATGTTAAGATTATTGGAAACAGGGTTATTCTGAGAGGTTTTGTAGTGGGAGAAGAAGAGTCCAAGGAGGTTGAAAAAATAGCAGGCGCATTTGCTGAAAACGTTATCAATCTTCTAAAAGTAAAAAAGGTTATGATAGAAGTAGATGTCCAATTTGCAGAAATAAACGCTGTAGCAGGAAAGGATATGGGAATGAATCTGCTTGGAGGCACATTAGCTGGCGGAGCAGGTCTTGCAAGTACAGGGGGAGCCGGACCCAGCTGGAATATAGGATATAACCTGACCAAGGCATTAAATTTTACTCATTCTAAGGGGAATGCTACTATAAGGAAGTCTTTGCATCAGTCTGCATTAAGCGGCGGAGAAGCTGTTTTTGAACATGGAGGCGAAATTGGATATAAAGTAGCAGGAAGTGGTTCTGCAGATGTTAAATGGAAGAAGTATGGAATGTTGCTTAAGGTTAAGCCGGAGGTGGACAGTTTTGGAGAGGTAACTATGCATATCAATCTGGAGGTCAGTCAGGTTGATCCTACAGTCGAGGATAGAACAGGACTTAAGGTTTATCGTTCTGAGTCTGATGTAGTTATTAAACCGGGCCAGTCAGTGATTCTTTCAGGTGTTACAGACGTGCTTGCTTCAGATTTCAAAAAGTACACTCCTGGTATAGGGCAAATTCCAGTACTGGGGCTGTTATTTTCCAAGAAGCAGGCAGAAAAGGAGAAGAAACAGATTATAGTTCTGGTGACTCCTACTACTCCGACCTTTATTCCTGCCCAAAAAACAGGAAAGGCTATGCAATTACTGCAGGGAGAATAG
- a CDS encoding A24 family peptidase yields the protein MAFSDILLILLLLVSAVTDLITHKIYNCVTFPAVAVGLLLNVWNHGVGGLVNSMLGLAIGFCVFAIVFVFGGVGGGDVKLMAAVGAVGGYPFILNACFYGILTGGILAIAVMIWKGTFWRGLKNIFRLILSFIMPGLKTEALKLSNSERIPYGAALSVGTFIAWIFR from the coding sequence ATGGCATTTTCAGACATATTACTAATATTGCTTTTGCTGGTATCAGCGGTTACAGACTTGATTACACACAAGATATACAATTGTGTAACCTTTCCTGCTGTGGCGGTAGGGCTGTTGCTTAACGTTTGGAATCATGGCGTTGGCGGGTTGGTTAACAGTATGCTGGGGCTCGCTATTGGGTTTTGTGTTTTTGCCATAGTATTTGTCTTTGGCGGAGTAGGAGGAGGAGACGTTAAATTAATGGCTGCTGTTGGAGCTGTTGGAGGGTATCCATTTATCTTGAATGCTTGTTTTTATGGAATCCTGACAGGCGGAATACTGGCAATAGCGGTAATGATATGGAAAGGGACATTCTGGAGAGGGCTAAAAAATATTTTTCGTCTTATTTTGAGTTTTATTATGCCCGGGTTAAAAACGGAAGCTTTAAAGCTGTCTAACAGTGAAAGGATTCCTTATGGAGCGGCTCTGAGTGTTGGAACCTTTATTGCATGGATTTTTAGATGA
- the cpaB gene encoding Flp pilus assembly protein CpaB, translating to MQNKASLIMGVVLGLLAIVMVHFYIQGVTRPIFKGKELVSVLVAAKDIKAKEKISKGMVEISQVPRKFKDPNALNPDDIEIIQGQKTLFLLKKGQQLTWLCLGMEKMEGLSPLIRQKERAVTISVDEVTGVGGHIQPNDHVDLAANFTVEGEKAAGITTLTLLQNVTVLAVGQEVGRKRVDVEETHSTAAMLRRGYNTVTLSLTLQEAEMIIFAQARGKITLVLRNPEDLEVIPDMPKITMSSILQLEQVKKLTIQRQDRIKVEVIKGGVKTIEQF from the coding sequence ATGCAGAATAAAGCTTCATTAATAATGGGAGTTGTATTAGGTCTTTTAGCGATAGTCATGGTGCATTTTTATATTCAAGGTGTTACAAGACCAATTTTTAAGGGAAAGGAGCTGGTAAGCGTTCTTGTAGCAGCAAAGGATATAAAGGCAAAAGAGAAAATTTCTAAGGGAATGGTAGAAATTTCGCAGGTGCCTCGTAAGTTTAAAGATCCCAATGCATTAAACCCTGATGATATTGAGATAATACAAGGTCAGAAGACGTTGTTTTTACTAAAAAAAGGTCAGCAGTTAACATGGCTCTGTCTTGGGATGGAGAAGATGGAAGGATTATCTCCGCTCATAAGGCAGAAAGAGAGAGCAGTAACCATTTCTGTAGATGAAGTAACAGGGGTAGGTGGACATATCCAGCCGAATGATCATGTAGATCTTGCTGCAAATTTTACAGTGGAAGGAGAAAAAGCAGCAGGGATAACAACTCTCACTCTTCTTCAGAATGTAACTGTTCTGGCTGTAGGGCAGGAAGTAGGACGCAAAAGAGTGGATGTAGAGGAAACGCACTCTACAGCAGCAATGCTAAGGAGAGGATATAATACTGTAACTCTCTCTTTAACGCTCCAGGAGGCGGAAATGATTATCTTTGCTCAAGCAAGAGGGAAAATAACACTTGTTCTGCGCAATCCGGAAGACTTAGAGGTGATACCAGACATGCCGAAAATTACAATGAGTTCTATTTTGCAGCTGGAGCAGGTTAAAAAACTTACTATCCAGCGTCAGGACAGAATCAAGGTGGAAGTAATTAAGGGCGGAGTTAAAACTATTGAACAATTCTGA
- a CDS encoding class I adenylate-forming enzyme family protein, whose amino-acid sequence MNIVDVIKSETKKLQKKIAVIDGNKQVSYGELFASVEKLTDELKSYGVQPAQRVALLCEDSIDYIIISLAVLSLPAVIVPVSTSLSMYEVDDILEKIDVNALLSNKERCIKHGSLRIFSDCVCERKFFLYQRAAKKQVPADYYTLNPAFIRFSSGTTGVSKGVVISHEAIIQRTNAADKGLNITSNDIVIWVLSMSFHFVVTILLFLRRGATIILCSRAFPELLLEKLKTHRGTFIYASPFHYHMLTKSDMLSSHMLSRIRMAVCTAVKLPVDIANDFHKKFGFQLTEAYGIIEVGLPFLNCSEDKTKQESVGRILPDYEVKIVNADAKGIGEVYLKGKGMFDAYFSPWQSKKQVLHNGWFKTGDLARLDKEGFLFLVGREKHIINFAGMKVFPYEVESVLNQHPDIKESLVYGITHPQYGQLPCAMIVLQNKAKTDFDINSVRKFCYQRLASYKVPKEFLCVARLDKTANGKLKR is encoded by the coding sequence ATGAATATTGTAGATGTAATAAAGAGCGAAACAAAAAAGCTTCAGAAGAAAATTGCTGTCATTGACGGGAATAAACAGGTTTCTTATGGCGAGTTGTTTGCTTCTGTAGAGAAACTTACAGATGAATTAAAGTCATATGGAGTTCAGCCAGCTCAACGTGTAGCATTACTATGTGAAGATAGTATTGATTATATTATTATTAGTCTGGCTGTACTGTCTTTACCTGCAGTTATTGTTCCAGTATCTACGTCGTTATCCATGTATGAAGTTGATGATATACTGGAAAAAATTGATGTGAATGCTTTGCTCTCTAATAAAGAAAGGTGTATCAAACATGGCAGCCTTCGAATTTTTTCTGATTGTGTGTGTGAAAGAAAGTTTTTTCTATATCAACGCGCAGCGAAGAAACAGGTTCCAGCGGATTATTATACATTAAATCCTGCTTTTATCCGGTTTTCATCAGGCACAACCGGGGTAAGCAAAGGAGTAGTAATTTCCCATGAAGCCATTATTCAAAGAACCAATGCTGCAGATAAAGGGTTAAATATCACTTCAAATGATATAGTGATATGGGTTCTTTCCATGAGTTTTCATTTTGTAGTAACGATTCTGCTTTTCCTGCGGCGTGGGGCAACAATTATTCTCTGCAGCCGCGCATTCCCTGAATTACTGCTTGAGAAATTGAAAACCCACAGAGGAACATTTATATACGCTTCACCTTTCCATTATCATATGCTGACAAAATCGGATATGCTTTCTTCCCATATGTTAAGTCGTATCCGTATGGCTGTGTGTACAGCAGTAAAGCTGCCTGTTGATATAGCAAATGATTTTCATAAAAAGTTTGGTTTTCAACTGACTGAAGCGTATGGAATTATTGAAGTGGGCCTGCCGTTTCTCAATTGTTCTGAGGATAAAACGAAGCAAGAGTCAGTAGGCAGAATTCTACCAGATTACGAAGTGAAAATAGTAAATGCTGATGCTAAGGGGATTGGTGAAGTTTATCTTAAAGGAAAAGGAATGTTTGATGCATACTTTTCTCCATGGCAAAGTAAAAAGCAGGTATTGCATAACGGCTGGTTTAAGACAGGGGATCTAGCTAGACTTGATAAAGAAGGCTTTCTGTTTCTTGTTGGCAGAGAAAAACATATCATTAATTTTGCCGGCATGAAAGTCTTTCCCTATGAAGTGGAATCAGTTCTCAATCAGCATCCTGACATCAAGGAGTCTCTTGTGTATGGCATTACCCATCCTCAGTATGGGCAGCTTCCCTGTGCAATGATCGTTCTGCAAAATAAAGCAAAAACAGATTTTGATATCAATAGTGTGCGCAAATTTTGCTATCAGAGATTAGCTTCATATAAGGTTCCAAAAGAATTTCTATGTGTAGCCCGATTAGACAAAACAGCAAACGGAAAGCTCAAGCGCTAG
- a CDS encoding ATPase, T2SS/T4P/T4SS family: protein MRIVIKEASGKERIFKLEGEAVTIGREKDCDLMISDPRASRHHTSLRLKDNQVYIKDLDSGNGTYLNGKKIAKEELWPLGEEVKIGHLSMVLEDAGISEGSLLQEAKKDRDEDEKTEVKQVRVPAPASMPSDKAASKGKVSQLSDIRIKIHKQLIQRIDLKSLTFEKGKEQEVRSRTEKATRGIIKEMADSIPKRVNIEDLVKDVLDEALGLGALEDLLKDDDVTEIMVNRKDQIYIEKKGKLQLCEKTFASDEQVMAVIERIVGPIGRRIDESMPLVDARLKDGSRVNAIIPPLALKGPSITIRKFSKTPFTIDDLIGFGTLNKDTAKFLEICVLSRKNIIISGGTGSGKTTLLNVVSSYIPKDERIVTIEDAAELKLPQEHVVSLEARPPNIEGKGAIAIRDLVKNALRMRPDRIVVGECRGGEALDMLQAMNTGHDGSLTTAHANSPRDVLSRLETMVLMSGMDLPVRAIREQVSSAINIIIQESRLSDGSRRIIAVTEVTGMEGEVITLQDIFVFKQTGIGQDGKVQGTFVATGNIPSFVPQLEAKGMHLDMKIFEEERTGK, encoded by the coding sequence ATGAGAATAGTTATTAAAGAAGCTTCAGGTAAGGAAAGAATTTTTAAATTGGAGGGGGAAGCTGTAACCATTGGCAGGGAGAAAGACTGTGATTTGATGATTTCTGATCCAAGGGCTTCAAGACATCATACCAGTCTCAGACTGAAGGATAATCAGGTATATATTAAAGATTTGGACAGTGGCAATGGCACATATCTTAATGGGAAAAAAATAGCTAAGGAAGAGCTTTGGCCGCTGGGAGAAGAAGTCAAAATAGGGCACTTGAGCATGGTTTTAGAAGATGCAGGTATTTCTGAGGGCAGCTTGTTGCAGGAAGCTAAAAAAGATAGAGATGAGGATGAAAAGACAGAGGTAAAACAAGTTCGTGTACCAGCGCCTGCATCCATGCCTTCTGATAAAGCAGCTTCTAAAGGGAAGGTTAGCCAGCTTTCTGATATAAGAATCAAAATTCATAAGCAGCTCATTCAGCGTATTGACTTAAAGAGTTTAACATTTGAAAAGGGAAAGGAGCAGGAAGTCAGGAGCCGCACTGAAAAAGCTACCAGAGGCATAATTAAGGAAATGGCTGACTCTATTCCTAAGCGGGTGAATATAGAGGATTTGGTAAAGGACGTGCTGGATGAAGCGCTGGGTTTGGGAGCTCTGGAGGATCTGTTAAAGGATGATGATGTAACAGAAATAATGGTTAACAGAAAGGATCAGATTTATATTGAAAAGAAAGGCAAGCTTCAGCTCTGCGAGAAAACCTTTGCCAGCGATGAACAGGTTATGGCTGTGATAGAGAGGATAGTAGGGCCTATTGGCCGCAGAATAGATGAAAGCATGCCACTGGTAGATGCAAGATTAAAGGATGGATCCAGAGTAAATGCGATCATTCCGCCTCTAGCTCTAAAAGGACCAAGTATAACTATTCGCAAGTTCTCCAAAACTCCTTTTACTATAGATGATTTGATAGGTTTTGGAACATTGAATAAAGATACTGCGAAGTTCCTTGAGATATGTGTGCTTTCACGCAAGAACATTATTATATCAGGAGGAACAGGATCAGGAAAGACAACACTGCTTAATGTAGTGTCTTCCTATATTCCTAAAGACGAAAGAATAGTAACTATTGAGGATGCTGCAGAGCTTAAGCTACCGCAGGAGCATGTTGTTTCTCTGGAAGCCCGGCCTCCAAATATTGAAGGCAAAGGAGCTATTGCTATTAGAGATCTGGTAAAGAATGCTCTTCGTATGCGTCCTGATAGAATAGTGGTAGGAGAATGCAGGGGTGGAGAGGCTCTGGACATGCTTCAGGCTATGAACACTGGCCATGATGGCTCTCTTACTACTGCTCATGCCAATTCTCCTCGTGATGTTCTTTCGCGTCTGGAAACTATGGTTTTAATGTCAGGTATGGATCTGCCTGTCCGAGCTATCAGAGAACAGGTATCTTCAGCTATTAACATAATAATTCAGGAGTCTCGTTTGAGTGACGGAAGCCGCAGGATTATTGCTGTGACTGAAGTTACAGGCATGGAGGGAGAAGTCATTACTTTACAGGATATTTTTGTTTTCAAACAAACAGGAATTGGCCAGGATGGTAAAGTGCAGGGAACTTTTGTAGCTACTGGCAATATTCCAAGTTTTGTTCCTCAGTTGGAAGCAAAGGGAATGCACCTGGATATGAAGATATTTGAAGAAGAGAGGACTGGAAAATAA
- a CDS encoding pilus assembly protein has protein sequence MKLIRSNSGQAAVEAAIVLPIFILIMMIVVHFGKVMVAQSKVYIAAREGALKETRDGGGAGAVFFGHGNVNTSFDLLREAGLPDMSFIPGTNYLASFLSYVMAKGSAKMDVTYTVPAGPYLSAIFGGGTTVKGSCRFLGFCFSKDEIIKWIKQQLGEIASLL, from the coding sequence ATGAAGCTAATTAGATCTAACAGTGGTCAGGCAGCAGTAGAAGCAGCAATTGTCCTGCCGATTTTTATACTCATTATGATGATTGTTGTTCACTTTGGAAAGGTTATGGTGGCTCAATCAAAGGTTTACATAGCAGCCAGAGAAGGAGCTCTAAAGGAAACGAGAGATGGCGGAGGAGCCGGTGCTGTATTCTTTGGTCATGGAAATGTCAATACCAGCTTTGATTTGTTAAGAGAAGCAGGGCTCCCGGATATGAGTTTTATCCCGGGAACTAATTACCTTGCAAGTTTTCTCTCGTATGTGATGGCGAAAGGAAGCGCGAAGATGGATGTAACATATACTGTGCCAGCAGGACCTTATTTATCAGCCATATTTGGTGGAGGAACTACAGTGAAGGGGAGCTGCCGTTTTCTAGGGTTCTGCTTCTCCAAGGATGAAATAATCAAGTGGATAAAACAACAGTTAGGGGAAATAGCGAGTCTCTTATAA
- a CDS encoding Tad domain-containing protein produces the protein MDKTTVRGNSESLIMFIQIHKLRKDNGGQAAVFAALMLLVLVMFIMLVVDVGQLVSWRIRMQNATDSAAMAGAVWQARGLNVIAMLNILWVPAFIIDLIKLWFTGDVNFTITNIVQTIQDVMKYAVPVIAITQVFTYGRANKADAAVPLPTALAERLVNMSSIEDVKGIYDDGKSFYDDIKGGNFGWSSLTSLIPCWLNVDRAKYFLCASGWLGFMTGGEDVYTFSLAYKGSQPVLIGGSLLGINIPSIYTTAKAVPYGGSLGGEIPKVTKGADLIFSWIESLWKEDKDKTKGHIGSKVKFNILPDPNYKAKFDKTGFDRILMVH, from the coding sequence GTGGATAAAACAACAGTTAGGGGAAATAGCGAGTCTCTTATAATGTTTATTCAAATTCATAAGCTCAGAAAAGATAACGGCGGGCAGGCTGCCGTTTTTGCAGCGCTGATGCTTCTGGTGCTGGTTATGTTCATAATGCTGGTTGTGGACGTGGGACAGCTTGTAAGCTGGCGCATCAGAATGCAGAATGCAACTGATTCTGCTGCTATGGCAGGCGCAGTATGGCAGGCAAGGGGACTTAATGTAATAGCAATGCTCAATATTCTATGGGTTCCTGCATTTATTATTGACCTCATTAAACTCTGGTTCACTGGAGATGTGAATTTTACTATTACTAATATTGTCCAAACCATTCAGGATGTTATGAAGTATGCTGTTCCTGTTATTGCTATTACTCAGGTGTTTACATATGGCAGAGCTAATAAGGCTGATGCAGCTGTTCCCCTGCCGACTGCTTTGGCAGAGCGTCTTGTAAATATGAGCAGTATAGAGGACGTAAAAGGAATTTATGATGACGGTAAAAGCTTTTACGATGATATAAAAGGAGGGAATTTTGGCTGGAGCTCTCTCACCTCGTTAATTCCATGCTGGTTAAATGTAGACAGGGCTAAGTATTTTCTTTGCGCCAGTGGCTGGTTGGGATTTATGACAGGCGGAGAAGATGTCTATACCTTTTCTCTTGCTTACAAGGGTTCTCAACCAGTCCTGATAGGCGGCTCTCTTCTGGGTATTAATATACCATCTATTTATACAACAGCCAAGGCTGTTCCATATGGAGGAAGTCTTGGAGGAGAAATTCCTAAAGTTACTAAAGGTGCTGATCTTATTTTCTCATGGATAGAAAGCTTATGGAAGGAGGATAAAGATAAAACAAAAGGGCATATCGGAAGCAAAGTTAAATTCAATATACTTCCCGATCCAAACTACAAGGCAAAATTTGACAAAACAGGTTTTGATAGGATACTAATGGTGCACTAA
- a CDS encoding Flp family type IVb pilin has translation MKKLKNLMKGIIFGEEGQGMTEYILIVVLIAIAAIVAFQYFRDKLSAKVEKAADDLESAQ, from the coding sequence ATGAAGAAGCTTAAAAACTTAATGAAAGGGATTATATTCGGAGAAGAAGGGCAGGGCATGACAGAATATATTCTGATAGTGGTGTTAATAGCCATTGCTGCTATAGTTGCGTTCCAGTATTTTAGAGACAAGTTATCAGCAAAAGTTGAAAAAGCAGCTGATGATTTAGAATCAGCGCAATAA
- a CDS encoding Stp1/IreP family PP2C-type Ser/Thr phosphatase, whose translation MAVTGVKLEMKFRAYGLSDLGRVRKLNEDSFLVSDDLKLYLVADGMGGHAAGDVASRKSIELIKAFIERTAKDNDITWPFEMNPELAPEANKLLTAVRIANKKIYEMSFSNPELKGMGTTIAGLSIAEAKGYVVHVGDSRVYLMRNGRLKQITEDHSWVNEQLKENVITKEEAKQHRWKNVITRALGSEKEVKVDLQEEDIVPVDIFLICSDGLSGMLERKTMEDIIKKHIDNLSKAAEEMIDYANKAGGVDNITVVLVEAYR comes from the coding sequence ATGGCAGTTACAGGAGTAAAATTAGAGATGAAGTTCAGAGCATACGGCTTATCAGATTTAGGCAGAGTGCGCAAGCTAAATGAAGATAGCTTTCTGGTCAGTGATGATCTGAAGCTTTATCTTGTAGCTGATGGCATGGGTGGGCATGCAGCAGGTGATGTAGCAAGTCGCAAATCTATCGAATTAATAAAGGCCTTTATTGAACGCACAGCCAAAGACAATGATATTACCTGGCCATTTGAGATGAACCCAGAACTAGCGCCTGAGGCTAATAAGCTCCTTACCGCAGTACGAATTGCTAATAAGAAAATATATGAGATGTCATTTTCTAACCCTGAACTTAAAGGAATGGGAACAACTATAGCAGGGTTATCCATTGCTGAGGCGAAAGGGTATGTTGTGCATGTAGGCGACAGCAGGGTGTATTTAATGAGAAATGGAAGGCTGAAGCAGATTACAGAGGATCATTCATGGGTTAATGAGCAACTTAAAGAGAATGTAATAACGAAAGAGGAAGCCAAACAGCATCGCTGGAAGAATGTTATTACACGGGCTCTGGGTAGTGAGAAAGAGGTCAAGGTTGATCTACAGGAAGAGGATATTGTTCCTGTAGATATTTTTCTCATATGTTCCGATGGGCTGAGCGGTATGCTGGAAAGAAAGACAATGGAGGATATTATAAAAAAACATATAGATAACCTTTCAAAAGCAGCAGAAGAAATGATAGACTATGCTAATAAAGCTGGAGGAGTTGATAACATTACAGTTGTTTTGGTAGAAGCTTATAGGTAG